Genomic DNA from Triticum dicoccoides isolate Atlit2015 ecotype Zavitan chromosome 4B, WEW_v2.0, whole genome shotgun sequence:
TATAGAAAGTGACAGCAGTTACATTTTATAGGAAAACAGGTTACCAGAACTGAAAGCAATAATTTTTCAAACATCTGGGTGAGAACACGGTGCTCTAATCCATTTGTCGTATCTGAACCTTCACCGGCGATGGCATTATTTTGGTGAACAAGCTTTTTCTGTCTCACTTGAAGCTCCTCGATCAAGCATATAATGATGATAAAAAACTTCACGTCAGCGCATTTTCTCGTTGAAGAATGTTCAGGAAGCTTGTTACCACATTTCTCCAGGAACTGCAAAAAAGGGATATTTTAAACAAAAAGTTAATTTCAATTACACGAGGGAAAACATAAGTTCAATGCAGGTGTAAGTATCATGGCCTAGTGATAGCAATGTATGCTTTCTAGAGACATAAAAGCAGGCGACAAGCCAAATATACCGTAAATATTTGCTTGAAATGATGTTCCTCTGAGGTTACAAGAAGAAGGGTCCTGGCCCACCTCCGTGCTTCAGCTTCCCATGCACCCACATCCTCGTCATCATATAAATACGACCCCTCTATGCATGTGTGCTTCATGAAGGTGGTTGGGAAATCAATAAGCTCATCCAACAAAGTGTTCCTCTCAGAACATTCTTTTTTCTGAAGAAGCCATTTCTGGACTGTACCCCTCAGTGGTCCTACAATGAAAACGCGATGCGAAACAAAGAATAAGATGATAATAGAAGCAAATATAACTGTTTAGTTATCCTCAACGGATTATAATTTCAAGCAGATGCTGCAGACAAACATTTTGCCGTTTTTGTATGTACCTACCAGTAGAATCAGTACACTCTCGAGGTATTGTAGAAATGAAATTGAAAAGCTGATTGAGTGGAATTTCAGCTGCACTTGTCAACGATGCTACGGCTTTGATAACCTGTTCACAAACTGCATTTGACTTCAAGTTAACAATTTGATAATGCATTACTTAACACTCCTTCCTAATTTCTTCCAGCAGAAAGATGTCCAACCTTTTAGGCGATACTTTGGATTAAAGTGGTGTTTACTCCTCTCACTAAGAATCCATAAGGCATCTAAAAGATCCGCAGTATTGACTGCTATAGATGTATCTCCATTGCACTTTGCCAATTCGTTGACAGCAGACCCACATGGTAAGTCATGTGTATCTGACTGACAAGCGCATGACGCGATACAGAATGCAAGAGTCATTAATCCTGGTCGGCCAAATGAATCTTGTTTAGCAGCAGATGCCAGACTCCAAACCAGATGTAAACGCTCACtgacaaataaaagaaagagaaaaataagGTTTCAGAAGGACACTACCAGAAGCCAGTGAAACTACTGAAAACAAACTAGACTAAAGTTATGTGTAGCATTTGGTCACACAATAACACAGATAGTCCTATTTCAAATAGTAACGAGTTCAGATAGGTCAAAATATGATTCAACATATGTGAATCCTTGCAGATGTAGCATTTAAGCATAAGCTCTATCTGGTTATGTTGCCCGAACTATATACTGCACATATGTATATTGCAGACACAGTAACCTTTCAACCAAAAAAATACACAATACTGCAAAAATCAAAGtttaatacttcctccgtcccaaaataagtgtctcaactttagtacaactttgggacggaaggagtactcATTATGATACATGTTGGCACCCTTTAATTAATGTAAAAGTTAAACTATAACAGAAAGTGTTGCACAAGTAAACTCATTTACAGAGTCCAAATTATCATCTCTCATATATACAATAAGAGAAAGTGCGACAAATCCTGAAACAGGCACAAAAGGCAGTAGTTATCCGAGAAGTAGTACCGTATCGTCAATTTCTGGGCATAATTGCTGAAAAACCTCTCTGCACCTTTTATGGCTTCTGAATTATAGACACCACCAACACCTACAAATAATTTAAGCAGACAGCTCAGCTCAGCATGAATGATCTGTTGAACAGTGTGCCATAAGAAAGCAAATAtgccataaaagaaaaaaaatctgataAGCATCATGGATCACTAAACAAGGGCAAGTGGGGTGTATTGCAATGCAAACAGTGAAAAGTAAAATAATTTCCCAAGGACAAAATACATAACTAAGAGCAGAGGAATTAATCACATGCAATCAAGTTACACAAAATGCTAACAAAACTTCAATCCAAATCTGTTGCAAAGGAAAACATAAACAAAGAAATGCTTCTTCAATAATTTTATCTATTTCGTTCAAAAATGATACTTCTGTATCTAAGGAGGTCCCTGAAAATTTACCAAGAAGTAAACTGCACTGTAAAGTGCAAAGTAAAGCACATATTTGAATTCAACAGAATAACTATTGAATGAAGTGAAAAACGAAATGAACTAACCAAAATCCTTATGATGAACTACATCATTCAAACCACGTATGAGAGGGCCAAGAACAAAGCCTCTAGGGACCATTTGGGCGTAGCCTTTGTAACGCTCCCATTCAATATCCAAAAAGGATTGCATTACCAGGCACCGCACTGCAAAGGGCATATATAAAAGCAGATTAAGCAACATTCTAAACATATATGCCATGTACATATCAGTACTGACCTTGAGGATTATCCTGAGTAAACCCACGCTCCCACAGTACCGCCATCCAGTTGAAAATCCCTTCCACGGATTCCATCTGAGCATGAAAAGCTCTgtatgatatgtgatccaaatagTCACTCTGTGGTGTAGACTCAAACAATAACAGTACCTGGGCAATATTTTTAAACATGTTAGGCATTTGAAGCAAAGAAGTGTGTGGTGATTGATTAATCTATTGTCGTGTTGCCACTAGTACTGAGTGAATGTTTAGCTACCTATAAGATTTAACAGATATAAAATTAAGTATCGCAGGCAATTAACATATCTTGCTGTGAACTGACCTGGTGTGTCCAGGCTGCCTCAACTAAATGTGTCCCAAACTCCTGGAGCATCTCATAGAGTAACAGAAAGACCTTCCATCGGTCCTGACCACTTGAACAGTGCTCATCTGATTGCTTGATTTCTTCAACACCTAGGGATTTGGCCTCTTTGTTAGCCCACCTTTCTTTTTTTGTCACAGCGGCATTTGATTTGTCTTGACCAGGCAAAGCAGCTGGGCTCCTGCCAGAGCATCGCTGGCTCCCGTCATTTCCGAAAGAAAATATGCTTAGCGATGTTTTCAAGACGTAAAAGGCCTGCTTCCTTACTGAAGAATCCTTGTCAACCTGGCGCGTAGGGAAAGTCAAGTGTGTTACCCACTTACCCCAACATGAAACTTGACAGCGTAGTTCCAAATTTTGGTACAAATAGCAAAGTAATTAACTAGTAAATGGCTTACCAGCCCCCTGCGCAGTTCATCCCAAAACTCAGTGACATTCCTCAGATCAAAGTTCTGGACCTCATCAGCAGTTCCTAGGATAGCACCCTGATGTCCCGATTTCAACACCGAGAAGTACAGAGAGAGTATATCGTACGCATCCAGCCGCTCAGGGCGGCCAAGAGAGAACAGAGAGACACAGGAGttccaaatggactccaagaaaccgGACCTGTATGCCAGAGAAAGATTAGCTTGAGCAAAACAATTTAAACTATCATGTTCCAACAGCTCAGGAAAGAAGGCCAACCTAGATAGTTTAAGCTGGACCGCACCGAACTCGACGGTGACGCAAGAAACATCTGCTAGTGAAGCCAGCAGAGGCTGCAGGAGGACCCGGGTGGCGCAGGACCGATACTCTTGGCCGAGGTCAAACATGTTGAGCACAAGCCTGGACAGGTCCCAGGTCAAATTCTGCACCAGTGCATCAAGGGAAGCGTCGGCGCCCTCCTCATGGGCCTCCCTTCTCCTCTTCAGCGCGTCTCCGAGCAACGACGATAAGAGCGCGGTGGCCCTGGAGAGCGGCAGCAGCCCGGCCTCCCCTGACAGCCCAccatccgcggcggcggcggcggcggcccagtGGTAGCGGTAGACGGTGGTTTCGTCGCCGTCATACTGGTGGGTGGTGGGCAGAGCCATTGCGGCGGCGCAGGACCGGACGCAGAAGGGCAGGACGGTGGCTCCGAGCAGGTCCCAGGACCGGGCGCGGGAGACGGCGTCGCACATGAGCGCGGCCGCCTGCTGCTGGAGCCGGCCGGGCTGGGCGTCCTCCCGGCGGAGCAGCGGCAGGAAGACCCCCCAGAGCAGCGCGCGCAGGGCGTCCCCGGGGTCGCCGCCGACGCGGGGGAGCAGATGGCACAGCGCGGCCGCGTGGGAGAGGGCGGCGGCATGGCCGTGGCCGCCGTCCTgcgcctgcaaggaagaagaagagtaaagaGGGCTGAGGTTTAGCTGGTCGGGAGAGAAGAAGGAGAGACCTTGGGGAAGTGGGCGGTACCTTGGGGAAGGAGTCGAGGAGGGAGCGGAAGAGCTCGGAGGGCGAggcggagggggaggaggaggcgaggacgcagtcgacgacggcggcgacggcctCCGGCGGGACGGCGCGGAAGCAGCTCTCGAGGGCGGCGAGCGCCATGGGTGGGACGGTGGGTGGTGGCGGCGCCGGCCGGAGGGAAGGGAGAAAGCAAACCAAAAGCGGTGGCTTTGGGGAGTTTGGGCCGGGCCGGGGAAATCGGCTGCTCTCTCTACTGC
This window encodes:
- the LOC119293061 gene encoding uncharacterized protein LOC119293061; its protein translation is MALAALESCFRAVPPEAVAAVVDCVLASSSPSASPSELFRSLLDSFPKAQDGGHGHAAALSHAAALCHLLPRVGGDPGDALRALLWGVFLPLLRREDAQPGRLQQQAAALMCDAVSRARSWDLLGATVLPFCVRSCAAAMALPTTHQYDGDETTVYRYHWAAAAAAADGGLSGEAGLLPLSRATALLSSLLGDALKRRREAHEEGADASLDALVQNLTWDLSRLVLNMFDLGQEYRSCATRVLLQPLLASLADVSCVTVEFGAVQLKLSRSGFLESIWNSCVSLFSLGRPERLDAYDILSLYFSVLKSGHQGAILGTADEVQNFDLRNVTEFWDELRRGLVDKDSSVRKQAFYVLKTSLSIFSFGNDGSQRCSGRSPAALPGQDKSNAAVTKKERWANKEAKSLGVEEIKQSDEHCSSGQDRWKVFLLLYEMLQEFGTHLVEAAWTHQVLLLFESTPQSDYLDHISYRAFHAQMESVEGIFNWMAVLWERGFTQDNPQVRCLVMQSFLDIEWERYKGYAQMVPRGFVLGPLIRGLNDVVHHKDFGVGGVYNSEAIKGAERFFSNYAQKLTIRERLHLVWSLASAAKQDSFGRPGLMTLAFCIASCACQSDTHDLPCGSAVNELAKCNGDTSIAVNTADLLDALWILSERSKHHFNPKYRLKVCEQVIKAVASLTSAAEIPLNQLFNFISTIPRECTDSTGPLRGTVQKWLLQKKECSERNTLLDELIDFPTTFMKHTCIEGSYLYDDEDVGAWEAEARRWARTLLLVTSEEHHFKQIFTFLEKCGNKLPEHSSTRKCADVKFFIIIICLIEELQVRQKKLVHQNNAIAGEGSDTTNGLEHRVLTQMFEKLLLSVLENMVVYSKQSCSVFWLKNTDNMDLPCSIKGKLGGPSQRRLATSVTSSVLQCIWSMRCVSSVVSWCNHYTSDVSFHSAFSFLWEFCWEVIQHCTYATETGAELHLAAYEALAYVLAALSTAPFSQFLDFVETKQRNQTIILSLDLLATTFLGNINNLLTNGVLTRSRRAVLMCWKWLCVDSLLSIPSCCEENESQMKTSGSFYSDSTLQSIFLDITESLENAGENSVVSILRCVRSVLGLIHLNRSHQNLSSLGISYEMMMQLVKSSWVLHLSCNKRRVAPIAALLSAILHPSTFPNLEMHQTNEKGPGPLKWFVETLLNEGSKSPRTIRLAALHLSGLWLMYPKTIRFYMEELKLLALYGSVAFDEDFEAELSENHEARFEVSMLAQSPDREFTEVFINTELYARVSVAALFHQLWKQIKEKTKLETEEALECGKLFLLKLLDSAVNDNDLSKELYKKYSSVHRRKVRVWQMICVLSSYVEEDIVEKVTSTVHTCLYRNNLPAVRQYLETFAILIYLKFPTLAEAQLVPIFHDHGMRQQALSSYVFIAANVILHSGELVVQRKHLNQLLPPIISFLTSHHHSLRSFTQVKLCTPSVRSHCLRS